The Linepithema humile isolate Giens D197 chromosome 2, Lhum_UNIL_v1.0, whole genome shotgun sequence genome has a segment encoding these proteins:
- the LOC105674921 gene encoding CBP80/20-dependent translation initiation factor isoform X1, translating into MYNVHSLARDCVGLLLVLGHRRNFYVHRRERERSRGSDDDNGEHCDDAWIHACPTRKNCASRRKRTRHRVESLRPEIHLCARACATLNLCRVAPSSGVPCPWPVRRGKDFGNIRSLDLGKDDFRTLFIMRDVIPQKGSNNVTAPKSKPSLEIYRPPGGRAEGTTANVTNLRLNVHAKEFTMKQNDLHSSKSRNASERSVYYLQHSKSSSNVHRYLYAQQQQLQHPLQQQQQLPVRHSQSHHTTVNSTSRQSHLLDTSASSGNILHAASRVHFNIDQNEVKVNSAKPGKLTKSHTFVSTYGLKRSKSLNSTDVLAAKALNIAEASELGKFPSPVQDILLRAIDDPNLLNARTLMELVRHILNRVVENRKYAEPAAKICITIIEKEMKETFLESLLNTCQQWYQDRARLLHDGATYHRYSAFMTFLNEMYCQLKRRQLQLKMQQEGVPPGRVLLTLLWKCCQDCLQPPVINSLAETNCLFIILTCIGKDLDAELPAQLQQLLGSVRDAFLAEETTLPPVKRTLLQLIELHAAHWQLPAPAVVYYYPSSSK; encoded by the exons ATGTATAATGTTCACTCTCTCGCTCGTGACTGTGTCGGGCTATTATTAGTCCTCGGTCATCGGAGGAACTTCTACGTGCACAGGCGCGAACGCGAGCGAAGCCGCGGgagcgacgacgacaacggcgAGCACTGTGACGACGCATGGATACACGCATGTCCGACACGCAAAAATTGTGCCTCTCGTCGGAAAAGAACTCGTCATCGCGTCGAGTCATTACGCCCGGAAATTCATCTCTGTGCACGTGCGTGTGCAACACTTAATTTGTGCCGCGTCGCGCCAAGTTCTGGTGTCCCGTGTCCGTGGCCCGTGCGCAGAGGAAAGGATTTCGGTAACATCCGTTCGTTGGACCTTGGAAAGGAtgattttcgtacacttttcATT atgagGGATGTGATTCCACAGAAAGGAAGTAATAACGTAACTGCTCCAAAATCTAAACCATCCCTAGAAATATACCGACCCCCAG GTGGGAGAGCGGAAGGAACCACGGCGAACGTCACTAATCTCCGACTAAACGTGCATGCCAAGGAATTCACTATGAAGCAGAATGATTTGCATTCTTCTAA GTCTCGGAATGCATCGGAGCGCTCCGTGTATTATCTGCAGCACAGCAAGTCGAGTAGTAATGTCCATCGATATCTCTACGCTCAGCAACAACAATTACAGCATCCTctgcagcaacagcagcaactcCCGGTCCGCCATTCTCAGAGCCATCACACAACAGTGAATTCTACGTCACGGCAGTCTCATTTGTTAGACACATCCGCATCGAGCGGAAATATCTTGCAC GCTGCAAGTAGAGTACACTTCAATATAGATCAAAATGAAGTGAAAGTTAATTCGGCGAAACCGGGCAAGCTTACAAAATCGCACACCTTCGTATCCACCTATGGCTTGAAACGTTCAAAGAGCTTGAATTCAACGGATGTATTGGCTGCCAAGGCACTCAACATTGCGGAGGCTTCCGAACTCGGAAAATTTCCCTCGCCCGTTCAAGATATACTCTTGCGAGCAATAGATG ATCCGAATCTCTTAAATGCGAGGACATTGATGGAACTAGTGCGGCACATCCTGAACAGGGTAGTGGAAAATCGCAAATATGCCGAACCAGCAGCTAAAATCTGCATTACGATTATAGAg aaagaaatgaaagaaacCTTTTTGGAATCGTTGCTAAACACGTGCCAGCAATGGTATCAGGATCGTGCTAGATTATTACATGACGGAGCGACCTACCATCGATACTCGGCCTTTATGACGTTTCTTAACGAGATGTATTGCCAG TTGAAGCGACGACAGCTGCAACTGAAGATGCAGCAAGAGGGTGTTCCTCCCGGACGCGTGCTCCTCACGCTGCTCTGGAAATGTTGCCAGGATTGTCTACAACCACCCGTCATCAACTCGCTTGCCGAG ACGAATTGCCTGTTCATCATCCTTACGTGCATCGGCAAGGATCTGGACGCAGAGCTGCCCGCGCAGTTGCAGCAGCTTCTCGGCAGCGTGCGCGACGCTTTCCTGGCGGAAGAGACGACATTGCCGCCGGTGAAGAGGACACTTTTACAATTGATCGAACTACACGCTGCTCATTGGCAACTGCCGGCACCGGCGGTGGTTTATTACTACCCTTCGAGCTCGAAGTGA
- the LOC105674779 gene encoding fatty acid synthase-like, which translates to MYDQLFEKKYVQHEDEYITITGMSGRLPESSNIEEFKENLLNGIDMVTEDERRWPVNKQNSRLSCRFGKIKDLKSFDASFFQMSEEAHMKDPQLRMLLEVTYEAIVDAGVNPTTLTLSRTGVFVSVNSENCKSYTETPSYANEFRCYGSMLANNISSVFKFTGPNYGTTCSLFALHQAVTAIRTGKCDAAIVAGSNLILEPLNSLYLESAQILSKDGKCKVFDSTYDGYVRAEAVVAIYLQKKKDARRVYATVIRTKTNTNDCTLEYSGASNRKMLNKLIREIYNEAEINRADVVYVEAHGIDTVDEEIKSINEMFCQDRTKENPLYIGSVKSNMGHAEAVSGLCSVIKVLIAMETNRIPANLHFNTPNSNISECNGRLQVVAEHMSWNGGFVGINAFGSSDNNVHVILRSNSKSPPSKSPVDDILNMLKMLLVVSGRTEEAVHVLLDNAKKHKDDKEFISLLHAVHANNIPGHIIRGYEILQCDNTRKLTGLRNNDMKRPIWFIFSGLGSQRPSISSELLFIEPFRKSLRQCEDILKPIGIDLEREILYEDKETSRNVVSNLSIVAVQIILVDLLKSMGIFPDGMIGYSIGELCCAYCDSEEFTLEKTILAAYLSISTIEHAVKEAKNSNLLSNTMVKICLAWEEVEKKCSGIEHNISSYITCRSKDSFTISGPFQPVQQFVEKCRKIFGKEIAVQEINSCSVAFHDKNLAQIESQLIAAIEKIITKPKPRSSKWISGSINPTDTGENQRRHLNSAEYHAKNMLSPILFRETITRIPNNAIIIDMASHLWSYDIVRELLPKTVTKINLQNHYNANQATNVINLSSEIGKLYMAGIQLDISKLYTSISFPVSRGRPMIGHLIRWDHSIWWNVPRYEMEQWSKYIEIDLSNISHVSMGYKINGEMIFPQTTCLYLVWKAFASKWNTTLDQWPVVFKHVRFQHIIFMSRKKWIKLIISVSKNTGAFEIFEGDKSVGMIASGYIYAVFFEQYKFTSPLVNKFDSSIVEDYFEINEKDIYKELYLRGYEYSNVFRCIKFYYNGGYYYSELTWLGDWISYINSIFQFNNLMFSKPQYISYIQELVINPFQHKLELLQNSSLPIYRYQYFGISSSSIQIIGLETLTSWWQKPQSNIKYEQYHFVPYEFGPNDIPNNRQDSENSQKHNTALTVLLQIMCENLTTYKIKIVEVADKRAKESLLGPLVRNILLSLEPSITINLTVTIASFSDYMKLSEKDLKCKIATTDASKVPPAENAHLVIATDVLSNHSDIVLRNLINALSPEGFILLEETAEQEKLLDISSYTNVVLVAKYIDAKRTYILLKQKEKNKNKKKNKNKVKNIFITNDVKDWFKDLKAYEKYQNVLLICHNRENEEDRVKFNNNTVIIGLLNCIRKEYRTVKTRYIYDQIHTKPLNPAMTLENDFYKNQLCKELVANVYKNDKWGSYRYLPLDVVRSKFSVAHAYVGTAMENNLHKLIWIESPLKSYTLESNSDKIICMVYYAAINKEDVSLAKSTILPQGALKPTMDDHYDVIGPTLGYEFSGRDLTDHTRYMGIVKTGELASTVLADRNFLWDVPNKWTLKEAATIPIAYVVSYYALFVRGDLKSTDSILIHNGADHISQAAITIALHAGCTVFTTVYTQVQRQHIKRVFPKLTDEFIGYMQTFKRLILFKTAGYGVNVVLNSLSKGNLQATIECLAIDGRFLDLTNNKSTFLSKFEKIGSIQFINCCIDLLHENSSEKEKVVKLVQEGIDNNVICPLQSKVFSKNDLEEAFTCQAGQTDHCNHCDHYTKKVLLKIHDDEKSTESLDQVISAVRRVHMHPFKTYVIVGSLSEFGLELVNWLIIRGAKYILLSCPKTCSNYQKWREQHWRNNNVIIITDNAKTVSDVTKMIEESQLGLPPIGGIFNLAADFSDKTVKNLEEDDFKAVMLTRNFDMLPDHYYSKLDYFIVFSSMIAGRGNKNQCNYGFANFTVQRLIKQTKELNKSGLVIQWCTVAKSLMIDEENDNAITADTVQNISSCLEALDYFLQLETPCPVLSASIMRNTNP; encoded by the exons ATGTATGAtcaattatttgagaaaaagtATGTTCAACATGAGGACGAATATATTACTATTACGGGCATGTCAG GTCGTCTGCCTGAATCGTCAAATATcgaagaatttaaagaaaaccTATTAAATGGAATAGATATGGTTACCGAGGACGAACGTCGTTGGCCAGTGAATAAACAAAACAGCAGACTGTCATGCCGATTCGGCAAAATTAAAGATCTTAAAAGCTTCGACGCTTCCTTTTTTCAGATGTCTGAAGAAGCGCATATGAAAGATCCACAACTTCGTATGTTGTTAGAGGTCACATACGAAGCAATCGTTGACGCTGGTGTTAACCCCACTACTCTGACACTATCTCGTACGGGCGTTTTTGTTAGCGTCAATTCAGAAAATTGCAAATCGTACACGGAAACTCCTAGTTATGCAAACG AATTCCGATGTTATGGATCAATGTTGGCTAACAACATCTCCTCGGTATTTAAATTTACTGGACCCAATTATGGCACAACCTGTTCGTTGTTCGCTTTGCATCAAGCAGTTACTGCGATACGCACCGGCAAATGCGATGCCGCTATTGTTGCTGGTTCGAACCTTATACTGGAACCGTTGAACTCACTTTATTTGGAAAGTGCACAAATACTGTCCAAAGATGGTAAATGTAAAGTGTTCGATAGCACGTATGATGGTTACGTAAGAGCTGAAGCAGTGGTAGCGATATATTTGCAGAAGAAGAAAGACGCACGCAGAGTATATGCCACGGTCATTCGCACGAAAACGAATACGAATGATTGCACGTTGGAGTACAGCGGGGCCTCTAACAGGAAAATGCTGAACAAATTGATACGCGAGATATACAATGAAGCAGAGATTAATCGTGCAGATGTGGTTTATGTAGAAGCCCATGGTATCGATACAGTAGACGAAGAAATCAAATCGATCAATGAAATGTTTTGCCAAGATCGCACTAAAGAGAATCCACTATACATAGGCTCCGTAAAATCCAACATGGGTCATGCAGAAGCCGTCAGCGGACTGTGCTCAGTTATTAAAGTCTTGATCGCGATGGAAACAAACAGAATCCCTGCAAACTTACATTTCAATACCCCAAACTCGAATATTTCCGAGTGCAATGGACGTTTGCAAGTGGTCGCTGAACATATGTCATGGAATGGTGGTTTTGTCGGTATAAATGCATTTGGCTCTAGTGATAATAACGTACACGTCATTCTTCGCAGTAATTCGAAGTCACCACCATCAAAGTCACCAGTAGAcgatattttgaatatgttgaaaatgttACTTGTCGTATCGGGTCGTACGGAGGAAGCCGTACACGTATTACTAGACAACGCAAAGAAGCATAAAGATGATAAAGAGTTTATCTCATTATTACATGCTGTGCATGCCAATAACATACCGGGACACATAATCCGCGGCTACGAAATACTGCAGTGCGATAATACCCGTAAATTGACCGGATTAAGGAACAACGATATGAAACGTCCCATCTGGTTCATATTTTCCGGTTTAGGTTCACAACGGCCGTCCATAAGTTCCGAATTACTTTTCATCGAACCCTTTCGAAAAAGTCTGCGACAATGCGAAGATATATTAAAGCCTATTGGCATTGATCTCGAGAGAGAGATTTTATATGAAGATAAAGAAACGAGCCGGAACGTAGTTTCGAACCTATCGATTGTGGCTGTCCAAATCATTCTCGTTGATTTGTTGAAGTCAATGGGAATCTTTCCTGATGGCATGATCGGATATTCTATTGGAGAACTCTGTTGTGCGTACTGTGACTCTGAAGAATTCACACTGGAAAAAACTATCTTAGCGGCGTACCTTAGCATCAGCACAATCGAACATGCAgtaaaagaagcaaaaaattcCAATCTGTTATCAAACACTATGGTGAAAATCTGTTTGGCTTGGGAAGAAGTCGAAAAGAAATGCTCTGGTATCGAACATAATATCTCCTCTTATATCACTTGCAGATCTAAAGATTCTTTCACCATTTCCGGCCCTTTCCAGCCTGTACAACAATTCGTAGAAAAATGTCGTAAAATATTTGGCAAAGAGATTGCTGTCCAAGAAATTAACAGTTGTAGTGTCGCTTTTCATGACAAAAACCTGGCCCAGATCGAATCTCAATTGATTGCCGCAATTGAGAAAATCATAACAAAACCAAAACCAAGATCGTCCAAATGGATTTCTGGTTCAATAAATCCTACAGATACGGGTGAAAATCAACGCCGTCATTTAAACTCAGCGGAGTATCAcgcaaaaaatatgttatcgCCTATACTTTTTCGGGAAACAATTACGCGTATTCCAAACAATGCGATAATAATCGATATGGCGTCGCATTTGTGGTCATACGATATTGTTCGCGAATTATTGCCAAAAACAGTAACTAAAATCAATCTGCAAAACCATTACAACGCGAATCAAGCAACTAACGTAATTAATCTATCGTCCGAAATAGGTAAACTGTACATGGCCGGCATACAGCTTGATATCTCGAAGTTGTATACGTCGATAAGCTTTCCCGTCAGTCGCGGAAGACCAATGATCGGACATCTGATTAGATGGGATCATTCCATATGGTGGAATGTACCTAGATATGAAATGGAACAATGGAGTAAGTACATTGAAATAGATTTGTCGAATATAAGCCACGTCTCAATGGGATATAAGATAAACGGAGAAATGATTTTTCCACAAACCACTTGTCTATATTTGGTGTGGAAAGCTTTTGCATCAAAGTGGAATACGACGTTAGACCAGTGGCCGGTGGTCTTTAAGCATGTACGGTTTCAacatatcatttttatgtcaAGAAAGAAATggatcaaattaataataagcgTTTCAAAGAACACGGGTGCTTTTGAGATTTTCGAAGGTGATAAATCGGTAGGTATGATTGCAAGCGGATACATCTATGCAGTTTTTTTCgaacaatataaattcacGTCTCCATTGGTCAACAAATTTGATTCATCGATAGTAGAAgactattttgaaataaacgaAAAGGATATTTATAAGGAACTATATCTACGCGGATACGAATATAGCAATGTTTTTCGTTGCATAAAGTTTTACTACAATGGCGGTTATTATTACAGTGAACTTACTTGGCTTGGTGACTGGATATCATACATAAATagtatatttcaatttaacaatttgatGTTTAGCAAACCGCAATATATATCGTACATTCAGGAACTCGTAATTAATCCTTTCCAACACAAACttgaattattacaaaattcctCTTTGCCGATATATAGATACCAATACTTTGGTATCAGTTCAAGTAGCATTCAGATTATAGGATTAGAAACTTTGACATCTTGGTGGCAGAAACCTCAAAGCAATATCAAATATGAACAATATCATTTCGTGCCCTATGAATTTGGTCCTAATGACATTCCGAACAACAGACAAGATTCCGAGAACAGCCAAAAGCATAATACAGCACTTACCGTGTTGTTGCAAATCATGTGCGAGAACCTGACAacgtacaaaattaaaattgtagaagTCGCTGATAAACGAGCTAAAGAATCACTTTTAGGACCGCTTGTACGCAACATACTTCTTAGCCTTGAACCCTCGATTACC ATCAACCTGACAGTGACTATTGCATCTTTTAGTGATTACATGAAACTCAGCGAGAAGGACCTTAAGTGTAAGATTGCAACAACGGATGCAAGCAAGGTACCCCCCGCTGAAAATGCGCATCTCGTTATAGCAACGGATGTTTTATCAAACCACTCTGACATCGTTCTCCGCAACTTGATAAATGCTTTAAGCCCCGAGggttttattcttttagaaGAAACTGCCGAACAAGAAAAATTACTAGATATATCGTCTTATACAAATGTGGTATTGGtcgcaaaatatattgatgCAAAAAGGACGTATATATTGTTGAAACAGAaggaaaagaacaaaaataagaaaaagaacaaaaataaggttaaaaatatatttataacaaatgatGTGAAAGATTGGTTCAAGGATTTGAAAGCATATGAAAAGTATCAAAACGTACTTCTCATATGTCATAACAGAGAAAATGAGGAGGAtagagtaaaatttaataataatactg TTATTATCGGATTACTGAATTGCATACGAAAAGAATATCGCACTGTTAAAACGCGATACATTTATGATCAGATACATACTAAACCTTTAAATCCAGCTATGACATTGGAAAATGACTTTTATAAGAACCAATTATGCAAGGAATTAGTAGCcaatgtgtataaaaatgataaatggGGCAGCTATCGATACTTACCATTAGATGTTGTGCGCAGCAAGTTTTCGGTGGCACACGCCTATGTCGGCACTGcgatggaaaataatttgcacaaATTGATATGGATTGAGAGTCCATTAAAATCTTACACGCTCGAATCAAATTCAGACAAGATCATCTGCATGGTGTACTACGCGGCGATTAATAAAGA AGATGTATCGTTAGCAAAGAGCACAATATTACCGCAAGGTGCCTTAAAACCAACAATGGACGACCACTATGACGTGATTGGGCCGACACTGGGATATGAGTTTTCTGGAAGAGACTTGACTGATCATACGAGATATATGGGAATAGTCAAAACTGGAGAATTGGCAAGCACTGTGCTGGCAGATAGGAATTTCCTTTGGGACGTACCCAATAAATGGACATTGAAAGAAGCGGCGACGATACCGATTGCTTATGTGGTTAGCTATTATGCACTGTTTGTAAGGGGTGACCTGAAATCCACAGACAGTATTTTGATTCACAATGGTGCGGACCATATTAGCCAAGCTGCAATTACTATCGCTCTACACGCCGGTTGTACAGTTTTCACTACCGTTTATACGCAAGTACAAAGACAACATATCAAACGTGTCTTTCCGAAATTGACCGATGAGTTTATCGGCTATATGCAAACGTTTAAACGTTTGATCCTTTTCAAGACGGCAGGATATGGAGTTAATGTGGTACTGAACTCGCTGTCAAAAGGGAACCTACAAGCTACCATAGAATGTCTCGCAATTGACGGTCGTTTTCTTGATTTAACGAACAACAAAAGCACATTTCTAtcaaagtttgaaaaaattggGTCCATTCAGTTTATAAATTGCTGTATAGATTTATTACACGAAAATTCGTcggaaaaagagaaagtggTAAAGCTCGTTCAGGAAGGAATCGATAACAATGTCATATGTCCTTTACAGAGCAAAGTGTTTTCAAAGAACGATCTTGAAGAAGCATTTACATGCCAGGCAGGTCAGACCGATCATTGCAATCATTGCGATCATTACACTAAAAAAGTACTACTGAAGATCCATGATGATGAGAAAAGTACTGAATCCTTGGACCAAGTAATCTCTGCTGTACGACGTGTTCACATGCACCCGTTTAAAACGTACGTGATAGTCGGTAGTCTCAGTGAATTCGGCTTAGAACTAGTCAACTGGTTGATCATCCGCGGTGCAAAATACATCCTTCTATCTTGTCCGAAAACATGCAGCAATTATCAGAAATGGCGCGAGCAACACTGGCGTAACAATAATGTCATCATTATCACGGACAATGCTAAAACAGTATCCGATGTCACAAAGATGATCGAAGAAAGCCAGTTGGGACTACCTCCAATAGGAGGTATATTCAATCTGGCAGCCGATTTCAGTGATAAGACAGTTAAGAATTTAGAAGAGGACGACTTCAAAGCAGTGATGTTAACAAGAAATTTTGATATGCTACCGGATCATTATTACTCAAAATTGGATTACTTTATCGTATTTTCGTCCATGATAGCTGGCCGGGGTAATAAGAATCAATGCAATTATGGTTTCGCAAATTTTACTGTGCAGAGATTGATTAAACAAACAAAAGAATTGAATAAATCCGGTCTCGTTATTCAATGGTGTACTGTCGCAAAGAGCTTAATGATAG ATGAGGAAAATGACAATGCCATCACAGCCGATACTGTACAAAACATATCGAGCTGCCTTGAAGCTTTGGATTATTTTCTTCAGCTCGAGACTCCTTGTCCTGTGTTATCTGCGAGTATAATGAGAAACACAAATCCGTAG
- the LOC105674921 gene encoding CBP80/20-dependent translation initiation factor isoform X2 produces the protein MVRANRADGTLTKMRDVIPQKGSNNVTAPKSKPSLEIYRPPGGRAEGTTANVTNLRLNVHAKEFTMKQNDLHSSKSRNASERSVYYLQHSKSSSNVHRYLYAQQQQLQHPLQQQQQLPVRHSQSHHTTVNSTSRQSHLLDTSASSGNILHAASRVHFNIDQNEVKVNSAKPGKLTKSHTFVSTYGLKRSKSLNSTDVLAAKALNIAEASELGKFPSPVQDILLRAIDDPNLLNARTLMELVRHILNRVVENRKYAEPAAKICITIIEKEMKETFLESLLNTCQQWYQDRARLLHDGATYHRYSAFMTFLNEMYCQLKRRQLQLKMQQEGVPPGRVLLTLLWKCCQDCLQPPVINSLAETNCLFIILTCIGKDLDAELPAQLQQLLGSVRDAFLAEETTLPPVKRTLLQLIELHAAHWQLPAPAVVYYYPSSSK, from the exons ATGGTGCGAGCAAATCGCGCAGACGGAACGTTGACTAAG atgagGGATGTGATTCCACAGAAAGGAAGTAATAACGTAACTGCTCCAAAATCTAAACCATCCCTAGAAATATACCGACCCCCAG GTGGGAGAGCGGAAGGAACCACGGCGAACGTCACTAATCTCCGACTAAACGTGCATGCCAAGGAATTCACTATGAAGCAGAATGATTTGCATTCTTCTAA GTCTCGGAATGCATCGGAGCGCTCCGTGTATTATCTGCAGCACAGCAAGTCGAGTAGTAATGTCCATCGATATCTCTACGCTCAGCAACAACAATTACAGCATCCTctgcagcaacagcagcaactcCCGGTCCGCCATTCTCAGAGCCATCACACAACAGTGAATTCTACGTCACGGCAGTCTCATTTGTTAGACACATCCGCATCGAGCGGAAATATCTTGCAC GCTGCAAGTAGAGTACACTTCAATATAGATCAAAATGAAGTGAAAGTTAATTCGGCGAAACCGGGCAAGCTTACAAAATCGCACACCTTCGTATCCACCTATGGCTTGAAACGTTCAAAGAGCTTGAATTCAACGGATGTATTGGCTGCCAAGGCACTCAACATTGCGGAGGCTTCCGAACTCGGAAAATTTCCCTCGCCCGTTCAAGATATACTCTTGCGAGCAATAGATG ATCCGAATCTCTTAAATGCGAGGACATTGATGGAACTAGTGCGGCACATCCTGAACAGGGTAGTGGAAAATCGCAAATATGCCGAACCAGCAGCTAAAATCTGCATTACGATTATAGAg aaagaaatgaaagaaacCTTTTTGGAATCGTTGCTAAACACGTGCCAGCAATGGTATCAGGATCGTGCTAGATTATTACATGACGGAGCGACCTACCATCGATACTCGGCCTTTATGACGTTTCTTAACGAGATGTATTGCCAG TTGAAGCGACGACAGCTGCAACTGAAGATGCAGCAAGAGGGTGTTCCTCCCGGACGCGTGCTCCTCACGCTGCTCTGGAAATGTTGCCAGGATTGTCTACAACCACCCGTCATCAACTCGCTTGCCGAG ACGAATTGCCTGTTCATCATCCTTACGTGCATCGGCAAGGATCTGGACGCAGAGCTGCCCGCGCAGTTGCAGCAGCTTCTCGGCAGCGTGCGCGACGCTTTCCTGGCGGAAGAGACGACATTGCCGCCGGTGAAGAGGACACTTTTACAATTGATCGAACTACACGCTGCTCATTGGCAACTGCCGGCACCGGCGGTGGTTTATTACTACCCTTCGAGCTCGAAGTGA